Proteins encoded by one window of Sulfurospirillum barnesii SES-3:
- the nrfD gene encoding NrfD/PsrC family molybdoenzyme membrane anchor subunit, with amino-acid sequence MNESIEFNVGFSHGVEWGWPIGVYLLLAGISGGALMIALALRYYKNQTQETPLLKAASLVSFVTIALGMIFLVGDLEKPLYFWKILINYNFTSVMSIGVLALCLYIPLTFLIVVLVFEAWIKEHLGHTPLSKLFFLFALLRPLRPLIHLLAFIFALVVCAYTGFLISVLVRFPLLNTAILPALFVISGLSAGTAFSSIIASYYFQAEPHHGDMKTLHTVEWPVMAIEMLLLFMLFVSLIVGTNVDKHAAAAFFEGAYPPLFWIGVVGVGFGVPLVLNFLLGKTVAHSRISFYLSGIASVLGVLSLRLFILYAGQTFSA; translated from the coding sequence ATGAATGAATCCATAGAATTTAATGTAGGCTTTTCACACGGTGTAGAATGGGGCTGGCCTATTGGTGTGTATTTGCTACTGGCTGGTATTTCAGGAGGTGCGCTGATGATCGCTTTAGCGCTTCGATATTATAAAAATCAAACGCAAGAGACGCCTTTGTTAAAAGCTGCCTCACTTGTCTCCTTTGTCACCATTGCACTGGGAATGATTTTTCTAGTGGGTGATTTGGAAAAACCGCTTTACTTTTGGAAAATTCTCATCAACTACAATTTTACATCGGTGATGTCTATTGGTGTGTTGGCATTGTGTCTGTACATACCTCTCACCTTTTTAATTGTTGTGTTGGTGTTTGAGGCATGGATAAAAGAGCATTTAGGACACACACCCCTTTCAAAGCTCTTTTTTCTCTTTGCACTCTTGAGACCTTTGCGCCCATTGATTCATCTTTTGGCGTTTATTTTTGCGTTGGTGGTGTGTGCGTATACAGGCTTTCTTATCTCGGTTTTGGTGCGCTTTCCTCTCTTAAATACCGCCATTTTACCTGCGTTGTTTGTGATCTCAGGACTCTCTGCAGGAACAGCATTTTCAAGCATCATTGCGTCGTATTACTTTCAAGCAGAGCCACACCACGGTGATATGAAAACCCTTCACACCGTAGAATGGCCCGTTATGGCGATAGAAATGTTGTTGCTGTTTATGCTTTTTGTTTCATTGATCGTGGGCACAAACGTCGATAAACACGCAGCGGCTGCTTTTTTTGAGGGCGCATATCCTCCTTTGTTTTGGATCGGTGTTGTAGGTGTTGGATTTGGCGTGCCTTTGGTACTCAATTTTTTACTCGGAAAAACGGTGGCACATAGCCGTATAAGCTTTTATCTCAGTGGTATAGCAAGTGTTTTAGGTGTTTTATCGTTACGCCTATTTATTTTATATGCTGGACAGACGTTTAGCGCTTAA
- a CDS encoding ABC transporter permease encodes MFHKNLIQYAVILLFKDKADHLFSFIIFTFIVTLLSGVLFISDAIQSDLKEASLFQPDIVVENTLAGRAYKLMEEDKEAIESLTGVTAVDGVVDGYYYFAQGRVWFHIIGDSSLSLGQMRVGSGVQKAIHAWHYDDVFNFFTLKGKITLKIEQIESKASDILCNDVMYMHPANARAVLDLNLHEYSKLYVTVPNPNEVGELALKIVETLPSVKATSKEEMMAHYQHLFYYKGGLFMILYLVCLVSFLILLKNQISLVYGEKKKEIAILRSIGYGIKDIIAIKFIQNSVVSLGAFLSGVFIAYAYVFVFQAPLLRSIFLGTELEHNVEFTPVIDMHMLFLLFLFSVIPFLACVILPSWKIAIADMSEAVR; translated from the coding sequence ATGTTCCATAAAAACCTCATCCAATACGCCGTTATCTTACTTTTTAAAGACAAGGCAGATCATCTCTTTAGCTTTATTATTTTCACGTTTATTGTTACCTTACTTAGTGGTGTTCTTTTTATCAGTGATGCTATACAGAGTGATTTAAAAGAGGCCTCACTGTTTCAACCTGATATTGTCGTAGAAAACACCCTAGCAGGCAGAGCCTATAAACTAATGGAAGAAGACAAAGAAGCCATCGAATCGCTCACAGGTGTCACCGCAGTAGATGGTGTGGTTGATGGGTATTACTATTTTGCACAAGGGCGTGTTTGGTTTCATATTATCGGAGATTCTAGCCTCTCTTTAGGACAGATGCGTGTGGGCTCAGGTGTACAAAAAGCCATTCACGCATGGCATTACGATGATGTGTTTAATTTCTTTACCCTCAAAGGTAAAATCACCCTCAAAATTGAACAGATTGAATCCAAAGCAAGCGATATTCTCTGTAACGATGTTATGTACATGCACCCTGCAAATGCCAGAGCCGTTTTAGATTTAAATCTTCATGAATATTCCAAACTCTATGTAACGGTTCCAAACCCCAATGAAGTCGGTGAATTGGCACTCAAAATTGTTGAAACCCTGCCCAGTGTTAAAGCCACATCAAAAGAGGAGATGATGGCACATTACCAACACCTTTTTTATTATAAAGGAGGATTGTTTATGATTTTGTATCTTGTGTGTCTGGTCTCTTTTCTTATTTTGCTCAAAAACCAAATTAGCCTCGTGTATGGTGAAAAGAAAAAAGAGATAGCTATTTTGCGTAGTATTGGTTATGGTATTAAAGATATTATTGCGATTAAATTCATCCAAAACAGTGTGGTATCCCTAGGTGCTTTTTTATCGGGTGTGTTCATTGCTTATGCCTATGTCTTTGTCTTTCAAGCACCCCTACTTCGCTCTATTTTCTTAGGAACAGAGCTTGAACATAACGTAGAATTTACCCCTGTTATTGATATGCACATGCTCTTTTTACTCTTTCTCTTTAGTGTCATTCCCTTTTTGGCGTGTGTTATTCTTCCCTCATGGAAAATTGCCATTGCCGATATGAGTGAGGCGGTACGATGA
- a CDS encoding universal stress protein: MSGAKKIMACVDGSALSEAVCDFGAFFSKTLHLPLELLNVVEHLHVSAQTDLSGNIGLGARDDLLESLIDEEQGESKKAIIKGKTMLLNLKERALTQEAHEVKIVQKHGELYETIEPHKEEIRLLILGLRGRDHEGNVHSIGSQVEELIRTLNVPILLVNEAFHEPKKILIAYDGSPSSKKALEIVTQEPLLGEVERHLIHVGKNREASLALLREACALFSKPHIHTVQSISLQGGEAVESLLSYQDKNEIDLIAMGAFSHSRIRDALFGSFTSKMIFKTTKPLLLLR; encoded by the coding sequence ATGTCAGGAGCTAAAAAAATTATGGCATGTGTGGATGGTTCGGCTTTAAGTGAAGCTGTGTGTGATTTTGGGGCATTTTTTTCCAAAACATTGCATCTTCCGCTGGAACTCTTAAACGTGGTGGAACATTTACATGTAAGCGCTCAAACCGACCTTTCAGGCAACATAGGACTGGGTGCCAGAGATGATTTGCTGGAGAGCTTAATTGATGAAGAGCAAGGTGAGAGTAAAAAAGCTATCATTAAGGGTAAAACAATGCTCTTAAATCTTAAAGAGCGTGCTTTAACACAAGAAGCACATGAGGTTAAAATCGTGCAAAAACACGGGGAACTCTACGAAACGATAGAGCCACACAAAGAGGAGATTCGCCTGTTGATTTTAGGGCTTCGTGGCAGGGACCATGAAGGCAATGTGCACTCCATTGGTTCGCAAGTGGAAGAGTTGATTCGCACGTTAAATGTGCCTATTTTATTGGTGAACGAAGCGTTCCATGAACCTAAAAAGATTTTAATCGCCTATGATGGCTCACCCTCATCAAAAAAAGCCTTAGAGATAGTCACGCAAGAGCCTTTATTGGGTGAAGTGGAGCGTCATCTGATTCATGTGGGTAAAAACAGAGAAGCCTCTTTAGCACTGCTTCGTGAAGCGTGTGCTTTGTTTAGCAAACCTCACATCCATACGGTTCAATCCATCTCTTTGCAAGGCGGCGAGGCGGTAGAGAGTTTACTCTCCTATCAAGATAAAAATGAAATAGACTTAATCGCCATGGGTGCTTTTAGTCACAGTCGTATTCGTGATGCTTTGTTTGGAAGTTTTACTTCCAAGATGATTTTTAAAACCACCAAACCTTTGTTATTATTGCGTTAA
- a CDS encoding tetratricopeptide repeat protein yields the protein MKIYHLALCLSLSLLSAHAGFIKEGLEAKEKGDHQKLVEIYDKACKEGKATGCYNLGVVYQEGTGNVAKDLNKARELYEKACEQNFSSACYNLGLMYVEGQGVQSDLAKAKNLYEKACNDNDDVACNSLGLLYANGAGVKQDYQKASELYQKACQSENLYACNNLGFLYTNGRGVMQDDKKASELYQKACDGTIGVACNNLGLLYATGKGVLLDFNKASELYQKACSAGYTQGCNDLAILYAEGKGVSKDEQKAYELFEQSCKQGLQVGCDNVRILKSPHTH from the coding sequence ATGAAAATATACCATCTTGCTCTCTGCTTGAGTCTGAGTCTTTTATCGGCGCATGCAGGCTTTATTAAAGAAGGGCTTGAAGCCAAAGAAAAGGGTGACCATCAAAAGTTGGTCGAGATTTACGATAAAGCGTGCAAAGAGGGAAAGGCTACAGGGTGTTACAACCTAGGCGTTGTCTATCAAGAAGGTACTGGCAATGTGGCTAAAGATCTCAACAAAGCACGTGAACTCTACGAAAAAGCGTGTGAGCAAAACTTTAGTTCTGCATGCTACAACCTAGGCTTAATGTACGTTGAGGGGCAAGGGGTTCAAAGCGATTTAGCCAAAGCGAAGAATTTGTATGAAAAAGCCTGCAATGACAATGATGATGTTGCGTGCAACAGTTTAGGGCTTTTGTATGCCAATGGCGCAGGTGTTAAGCAGGATTATCAAAAAGCCAGCGAGCTCTATCAAAAAGCGTGCCAAAGTGAAAACCTGTACGCATGTAACAATTTAGGCTTTTTGTATACCAACGGTAGAGGCGTCATGCAAGACGATAAAAAAGCCAGCGAGTTGTATCAAAAAGCGTGTGATGGCACGATTGGCGTTGCGTGCAATAACCTAGGATTATTGTATGCCACAGGAAAGGGAGTGCTTTTAGACTTTAACAAAGCCAGCGAGTTGTATCAAAAAGCATGTTCTGCTGGTTATACGCAAGGATGCAATGATTTAGCCATTTTATACGCTGAGGGTAAGGGCGTTAGCAAGGATGAGCAAAAAGCCTACGAACTTTTTGAGCAAAGTTGCAAACAAGGGCTTCAAGTAGGATGCGACAATGTGCGTATCTTAAAATCTCCTCATACTCATTAA
- a CDS encoding 4Fe-4S dicluster domain-containing protein, with protein MEQTNTRRNFLKYLGASSLVLGTVGHGSQTQEEESSPKKPHYGMIFDQNKCVGCTECEVACRTTNAVPKTQARLYVQNKTNPATPMEKRYTRVSCQQCVDAPCVNVCPTNACYKDEKTGIVTMNTKDCIACKYCIVACPYDVRFINHETKSAENCNFCFNTNFAKNEEPACVQACKYKALVFGDLNDEASYINQLLHVKDAVRMKPSFGTQPSLRYIPIVKTGV; from the coding sequence ATGGAACAAACCAATACACGAAGGAATTTTTTAAAATATTTAGGAGCAAGTTCTCTTGTTTTGGGTACTGTTGGGCACGGTAGTCAAACGCAAGAGGAAGAAAGTTCTCCTAAAAAACCACACTATGGCATGATATTTGATCAAAACAAATGTGTGGGATGTACAGAATGTGAGGTGGCGTGTCGTACCACCAATGCGGTTCCTAAAACGCAAGCAAGACTCTATGTTCAAAATAAGACAAACCCTGCTACACCCATGGAAAAACGCTACACCCGTGTTTCATGTCAACAATGTGTGGACGCACCTTGTGTCAACGTCTGTCCCACAAATGCCTGTTACAAGGATGAAAAAACGGGCATTGTCACCATGAATACAAAGGATTGTATTGCATGCAAATATTGCATTGTTGCCTGTCCGTATGATGTGCGTTTTATCAACCACGAAACCAAATCCGCAGAAAATTGCAATTTTTGCTTTAATACCAATTTTGCCAAAAATGAAGAACCCGCATGTGTACAAGCGTGTAAATATAAAGCCTTGGTCTTTGGTGATTTAAACGATGAGGCATCGTATATCAACCAGCTTTTACATGTAAAAGATGCGGTGCGTATGAAGCCCTCGTTTGGGACACAACCGAGCCTTCGCTACATTCCTATTGTTAAGACAGGAGTTTAA
- a CDS encoding nitrous oxide reductase accessory protein NosL — protein sequence MFKKIIMLFALCINLSFAAEMFQTVPEDKAVLIQSGDAKRYCPNCGMDLVKFQKTSHAHKDHQYCSIHCLVEDTKGVFPKDAKVIDTQNLGFIEANSAFYVVGSSKPGTMTMNSQYAFAHEADAKAFQAENGGQIMRFEEAYAIAKEDFAKDLAMLKNKREQTVYGMGEKLYTNGCEKVDASAFSTVANLKVGLKKVCRLESEAQYQMVALYLWDHKEVTTKVEDEKIIVPKDAKCPVCGMFVAKYPQWVALIETPEKNIYFDGVKDMMKYIFSQKKNFENIYVSDYYTLKKISAAKAFYVIGSNVYGPMGTELIPFVSESDATAFMKDHSGKRILRFQDISEKTLKSL from the coding sequence ATGTTCAAAAAAATTATTATGCTCTTTGCTCTGTGCATCAATCTAAGTTTTGCCGCAGAGATGTTCCAAACTGTTCCTGAGGATAAAGCCGTACTCATTCAAAGCGGCGATGCCAAACGCTACTGCCCCAACTGTGGTATGGATTTGGTCAAGTTTCAAAAAACAAGCCATGCACACAAAGACCACCAATACTGCTCCATTCACTGCTTGGTGGAAGATACCAAAGGGGTGTTTCCCAAAGATGCCAAAGTGATTGATACGCAAAATCTAGGCTTTATTGAGGCAAATAGCGCCTTTTATGTCGTAGGAAGTTCCAAACCAGGCACCATGACCATGAACAGCCAATACGCCTTTGCACATGAAGCCGATGCGAAAGCTTTTCAAGCAGAAAATGGCGGACAAATCATGCGCTTTGAAGAAGCCTATGCCATCGCTAAAGAAGATTTTGCAAAAGATCTTGCCATGCTGAAAAACAAACGAGAACAAACCGTTTATGGCATGGGTGAAAAACTCTATACCAACGGCTGTGAAAAGGTTGATGCGTCTGCTTTTTCAACCGTTGCCAATCTTAAAGTAGGACTCAAAAAAGTCTGCCGACTCGAATCAGAAGCCCAATACCAAATGGTTGCGCTGTATCTTTGGGATCATAAAGAAGTAACAACTAAGGTTGAGGATGAAAAAATCATCGTTCCAAAAGATGCCAAATGCCCCGTATGTGGCATGTTTGTTGCCAAATATCCCCAATGGGTAGCGCTGATTGAGACCCCTGAGAAAAATATCTATTTTGATGGGGTTAAAGATATGATGAAATACATTTTTTCACAAAAAAAGAACTTCGAAAATATCTATGTCAGTGATTATTACACGTTGAAGAAAATCAGTGCAGCCAAAGCCTTTTATGTCATTGGCTCAAACGTCTATGGACCAATGGGAACAGAGCTGATTCCTTTTGTAAGCGAAAGTGATGCCACTGCATTTATGAAAGATCATAGTGGAAAACGTATCTTGCGCTTTCAAGACATTAGTGAAAAAACACTCAAAAGCCTATGA
- the ccsA gene encoding cytochrome c biogenesis protein CcsA: protein MQGLREMVRRFCSYTMVLILLAILGIGGAIATFIESAYDTQTAKILIYDARWYEAVMVLSTLSLIGLIYKTRMWKRMGSFLIHLSFIVILIGAGLTRYFGYEGIIHIREGQHEKEMITVVPYLHIQTHETSFEHPLVLGQLGKNDFSFLHVIHGKPLNITYKDYHYKGKGERANLEVYVTYGSQMRTLLLKGGAGWVEEPVIASFEGLELALTWGSKVMDLPFSLALRDFELKRYAGSMSPSSYSSDIEVLDANHNTLFAYQIFMNHPLHYAGYTFFQSSYDLDEQGTVLEINKDPGKWPTYAGYFLLTLGFLSNFFTQGSRFLKLRAYLKNVQLLWLLLCFSLCGIDAKANTTLYLEHLAHNSAVHAKEDLSSLLIQDMQGRIKPFSTEALDIVHKLTSESSLYHLSAEQIILGMSAQPQMWQEIPLVKLNNAHIKELLNLPPTQTFVSFSQVFDANGAYKLAHAINEANQKPQSKRGTFENDLIKFDEKLNIAYLTFKGVLFKFIPLPNDKNHTWLTPNDALQHPLISVEIKNAISTYFSGLQEGINRNEWTKASQALYTLKSHQKLYAQEVIPSQARIQAELLYNRLALFQKLIGVYFTLGFAAFFLALFSLFTQKQFKHVETILIAAFSLGLLMHTFALGLRWYVSGHAPWSDSYESMVYIGWSAAFAGLVVFRRSMLSLCAASIFAGIMMLVSHMSFVNPQMTNLVPVLKSYWLSIHVSVITASYGFLGLGALLGLLSLMLMACKTKSNENVLNEQIRTLYAINEISLIIGLSMLAIGNFFGGIWANESWGRYWGWDPKETWSYVSIIVYAFILHMRFVPKIYSVFSFSLASVFGFSSIIMTYFGVNFYLTGMHSYAATGESPSIPMGVYYAIGVLVALSLIAYRGRRVRAI from the coding sequence ATGCAGGGTTTAAGAGAGATGGTACGTCGTTTTTGTTCGTACACAATGGTGCTAATTTTACTGGCTATTTTGGGTATAGGTGGGGCAATTGCCACCTTTATTGAGAGCGCATACGATACGCAAACCGCTAAAATACTCATCTACGATGCAAGGTGGTATGAAGCGGTCATGGTGCTTTCAACCCTAAGCCTAATAGGATTAATCTATAAAACACGTATGTGGAAACGCATGGGCTCTTTTTTAATCCATCTCTCGTTTATTGTCATTCTTATAGGTGCTGGGCTTACCCGTTATTTTGGCTATGAGGGGATTATTCATATTCGAGAGGGGCAACATGAAAAGGAGATGATAACCGTCGTACCTTATCTACACATTCAAACCCACGAAACATCGTTTGAACACCCACTGGTTTTAGGGCAATTAGGAAAAAATGATTTTTCTTTTTTACATGTAATCCATGGAAAACCCTTGAATATCACCTATAAAGACTACCACTACAAAGGGAAGGGAGAACGTGCAAACCTAGAAGTGTATGTGACATATGGAAGCCAAATGCGCACCCTGCTTCTTAAAGGAGGTGCGGGATGGGTTGAAGAGCCCGTTATTGCCTCCTTTGAAGGCTTAGAGCTTGCTTTAACATGGGGCTCAAAAGTCATGGATTTGCCCTTTTCACTTGCACTTCGTGACTTTGAACTAAAACGCTATGCAGGCTCCATGAGTCCCTCTTCCTACAGCAGTGACATTGAGGTCTTAGACGCAAACCACAACACACTTTTTGCGTACCAAATTTTTATGAATCACCCTTTGCACTATGCAGGCTATACCTTTTTTCAATCTTCCTATGATTTGGATGAGCAAGGAACGGTGCTAGAAATCAACAAAGACCCTGGAAAATGGCCAACCTATGCAGGCTATTTTCTATTAACCCTAGGCTTTCTTAGCAATTTTTTCACACAAGGAAGCCGCTTTTTAAAATTAAGAGCCTATCTCAAAAATGTTCAACTTCTGTGGCTTTTACTCTGTTTTTCGTTATGTGGCATAGATGCCAAAGCCAATACGACCCTGTATTTAGAGCACTTAGCACACAACAGTGCGGTGCATGCTAAAGAAGACCTCAGTAGCCTCTTGATACAAGATATGCAAGGGCGCATCAAACCGTTTAGCACCGAAGCGCTGGATATTGTGCATAAGCTTACCTCTGAAAGCTCTTTATACCATCTAAGTGCAGAACAAATAATTTTAGGGATGAGCGCACAGCCTCAAATGTGGCAAGAGATTCCTTTGGTAAAACTCAATAACGCACACATTAAAGAACTGCTTAATCTTCCTCCTACGCAAACTTTTGTCTCGTTTTCTCAGGTTTTTGATGCCAATGGAGCGTATAAATTAGCGCATGCCATCAATGAAGCCAATCAAAAACCACAATCAAAGCGAGGAACGTTTGAAAATGACCTCATCAAATTTGATGAAAAACTCAATATTGCCTACCTTACCTTTAAGGGGGTATTGTTTAAATTTATTCCACTACCTAACGATAAAAATCATACATGGCTCACTCCCAATGATGCCTTGCAACATCCGCTCATCTCTGTAGAGATAAAAAATGCAATTAGCACCTATTTCTCAGGATTGCAAGAGGGCATTAATCGCAATGAATGGACAAAAGCCTCACAGGCACTTTACACACTTAAAAGCCACCAAAAACTCTATGCGCAAGAGGTTATTCCCTCTCAAGCACGCATTCAAGCAGAGCTCTTATACAACCGCTTAGCCCTCTTTCAAAAACTCATTGGGGTCTATTTTACGCTTGGTTTTGCCGCCTTTTTTCTTGCCTTGTTTTCTTTGTTTACCCAAAAACAGTTTAAGCACGTAGAGACCATTCTCATCGCTGCTTTTAGCCTAGGACTGCTTATGCATACCTTTGCTTTAGGGCTTCGCTGGTATGTTTCAGGGCATGCACCCTGGAGTGATTCGTATGAATCTATGGTTTATATTGGCTGGTCTGCTGCCTTTGCGGGGCTTGTTGTTTTTAGGCGTTCCATGCTCTCACTGTGTGCTGCTTCCATTTTTGCGGGCATTATGATGCTGGTCTCTCACATGAGCTTTGTCAACCCTCAAATGACCAATTTAGTCCCTGTCTTAAAATCGTATTGGCTGAGTATTCACGTCTCTGTGATTACAGCGAGTTATGGTTTTTTAGGCTTAGGAGCACTGCTTGGTCTTTTAAGCCTTATGCTGATGGCATGTAAAACAAAAAGCAATGAAAATGTTTTAAATGAGCAGATTCGAACCCTCTATGCCATCAATGAAATCAGCCTTATCATCGGACTTTCCATGCTTGCTATTGGAAACTTTTTTGGTGGTATTTGGGCGAATGAGTCATGGGGAAGGTATTGGGGATGGGATCCAAAAGAGACATGGTCGTATGTTTCTATTATTGTCTATGCCTTTATTTTGCATATGCGCTTTGTTCCCAAAATTTACTCCGTATTTTCGTTTTCCCTTGCCTCTGTTTTTGGATTTAGTTCCATTATTATGACCTATTTTGGTGTTAATTTTTACCTCACAGGCATGCACTCATACGCCGCAACAGGAGAGAGTCCGAGTATTCCTATGGGGGTTTATTATGCCATTGGCGTTCTTGTCGCACTCAGCCTTATTGCGTATAGAGGTCGCCGTGTACGAGCGATTTAA
- a CDS encoding FKBP-type peptidyl-prolyl cis-trans isomerase — translation MCGKKISIGLFVSLCFVAQGFAVELKTNVQKESYSIGASTGAYISNQLFEQNEFGIKADIDALIDGFVDALKKKQKLSDEEIITHLNNRAEGLNKISQERFSQQLNANLDAGKKYLANNAKNKKVITTKSGLQYEKIAEGKGVKPKPESIVLIHYKGSLLDGTLFDNTYERKQPAHLSMINVIDGLQEGLMLMSEGEKAKIVIPSELAYGNADVQAIPAGSTVIFEVELIKVLKPGELNNSAKALSEETKKEMSETKQPLKKL, via the coding sequence ATGTGTGGTAAAAAAATCTCTATTGGGTTATTTGTATCTCTTTGTTTTGTAGCACAGGGATTTGCAGTCGAACTCAAAACAAATGTACAAAAAGAGTCTTACAGTATAGGTGCATCTACAGGTGCTTATATTTCTAATCAACTTTTTGAGCAAAATGAATTTGGTATCAAAGCAGATATTGATGCACTGATTGATGGCTTTGTGGATGCCTTAAAGAAAAAGCAAAAACTCAGTGATGAAGAGATTATCACCCATCTTAACAATCGAGCAGAGGGTTTAAATAAAATCAGCCAAGAGAGATTTAGCCAACAACTCAATGCCAATTTAGATGCGGGCAAAAAATACCTTGCGAACAACGCTAAAAATAAGAAAGTCATCACCACCAAATCGGGTCTTCAATACGAAAAAATTGCCGAAGGTAAAGGGGTTAAACCCAAACCAGAGAGCATTGTGTTGATTCATTACAAAGGAAGCTTACTCGATGGAACACTCTTTGATAACACCTATGAGCGTAAACAACCTGCCCATCTTTCCATGATTAATGTGATTGATGGCTTGCAAGAGGGGTTAATGCTGATGAGTGAGGGCGAAAAAGCAAAAATAGTCATTCCCAGTGAACTGGCCTATGGCAACGCAGATGTGCAAGCCATTCCAGCAGGTTCCACGGTTATTTTTGAAGTAGAACTCATCAAAGTGTTAAAACCTGGTGAATTAAATAACAGTGCAAAAGCACTCAGTGAAGAGACAAAAAAAGAGATGTCAGAGACCAAACAACCGCTTAAAAAACTGTAG
- a CDS encoding ABC transporter ATP-binding protein has product MKQMILKNVNKIYNASKENAFYALKQIDMEIEKGEIVILKGVSGSGKSTLLSLMGGLSKPSSGDIVVEEENIAKLPDILSSHYRHEKVGFIFQSFNLLNGLTVEQNVIAPLMLKKLSPTQMNEKVNYALEIANISHKKSQCVANLSGGEKQRCAIARAMVMNPPIILADEPTANLDTQNSRMFIEILDTFKAMGKTVVIATHDILFEEAHSIDRYIHMKDGEIIA; this is encoded by the coding sequence ATGAAACAGATGATTCTCAAAAATGTCAACAAAATCTATAATGCCTCCAAAGAAAATGCCTTTTATGCGCTTAAACAAATAGATATGGAAATTGAAAAAGGTGAAATTGTGATTTTAAAAGGGGTGAGCGGAAGCGGAAAAAGTACCCTTTTATCCCTTATGGGAGGGCTTAGCAAGCCAAGTTCTGGCGATATTGTTGTGGAGGAGGAGAATATTGCCAAATTGCCTGATATTTTAAGTTCACACTATCGCCATGAAAAGGTTGGGTTTATTTTTCAATCCTTTAATCTCTTAAACGGTTTAACGGTTGAGCAAAATGTGATCGCCCCTTTGATGCTTAAGAAGCTTAGCCCTACACAGATGAATGAAAAAGTAAACTATGCCCTTGAAATCGCCAATATATCCCATAAAAAAAGCCAATGCGTTGCCAATTTAAGCGGTGGAGAAAAACAACGCTGTGCCATTGCCCGTGCCATGGTGATGAATCCTCCTATTATTTTAGCCGATGAACCAACCGCTAATTTAGACACACAAAACAGTCGTATGTTTATAGAGATTTTAGACACCTTTAAAGCAATGGGGAAAACCGTTGTGATTGCGACACACGATATTTTATTTGAAGAGGCACACTCCATTGATAGATACATTCACATGAAAGATGGAGAAATAATTGCATGA